AGAGCCAGCGTGAATTTGTACTTTGCACTTAGCTActtgcattttccttttagTCCTTTGCACTGAAGGGGATAAATTTCTGAACAATGGCGTCTTAGTCTGAATCTTGATATAATGTGCTACTCACTTAATACTTATATATCCAGAAAAAGCATGTCTCTTATAGCATCTTTTCGGATATGACAGGAATAGCTAAACTTTATACCACTGACAAAGCAGCCGTATTCTGAAAGTATGCATCCTAATGGAAACATTACATGCATGTGGTAGCATGTGATTTAACTGGGTTTCAGATATCTTTCTTATGTAAAAGCTTCCTTAATGGTTACCGATTTAGGATCTTACAATCATAGTATCTTATTAAGCATCGCCTTTGTAGGTGGCAAACATCAAGAATAGCTTTGTGGTCGTACTAAGTTTTTCTCACTTATGTCCAGCAGGCTGTATTTGTCCAAATCTGGGGGTAAGATGAAGTGCTCCAATTCCTTTTTTGATAGTATTTCAATAGATGTCAGATAAAGCTGCAATAAACGGTTTCTCCCAGTCTGCAACCTTTAGATAAATACTCCAACTTTTTGCTCAGGGTGATTAGTCTCTGTTTTCGAACATTATTAGATGTATGGCTAAGTTTCTGTCAgcatagaaaaggaaatgataATAGCAAATGCAAATTGCATTGATGAATTACGGTTTCTGCATTAAAAGGGTTGGTAAAGGAAAGGAGAGGGGAAAAAAGGTGCTAGAGTAGTGAAGATTTGGCATATGCCAAGACACTTACCTTACCATATATTgatataagagaaaaattagggatGTTATAGTGCATAAAATACCTGGAAAACCTTAAACCTTACTTTTATAAGTATGACAGCTGAGCTTAGCAAGATCCAGGTCCACTGTATTTTTCACCTACTGAAAACGTAATATTGAGCCAGATATGAGTGTGTATGATGGAATAGATTACTGTGTGAAtcacatgcatatgacattTATTAATGCTGATGCTGACTAACATTGGGACTATAACTCATTTGATTTAACTAGATGCAGTTACTCAAAAAGAGATGCTGTCTCTGGAGAGGCTGTGATCTAATACATATTAAACTTTGAACAAACTCGTGCATATTGGCATATCCTGAAAAAGTGGGTTTAAATGATTTGAACATTAATGTTATTTCTGATAAAAACTAATGAAAgttgatagtatttttgtgCTCATTGTCTTCTTATCAtgacaaaaatatttagattgtAGAGTATGGGGATCTTCCTCTGTGGATCCCTCTAATGTTATgtttagataataaaaaatttgaaatggaAGGATGTGGACTTGATACGCCCCATGCTTTTAACCCAACTCAAGCTGAAGAAGATTGTATGGTTGAATTACTGaaatagtttcttttttttcagcTAGATTTGCGCATgaataaagttaaataatGACTGCTATGAATATGGATTTCAAATAGAGTAGCgtgtaatttaaaatatgttgGTCTATGATTTAGTTGAAGTATATTTTGCAGATACTTTTTGCTCATTCTTAACTGAAAATACCTATTTTCGTACAATCTCATTTTAATTTGTGCAAACTCTTAAGTGTACTACAGTTGTGCTGAGCATTTAACATACAACaagtaaaaaatgaatataaattttttgaatttcagATCTAAATGTCACCTCActagaatttttaattcacAACCTCATAACTCTATACATCTTTGATGTTCTATGTAGTGATGTTGCCTTCATAAGGTTTAAAGATTTCTACtgaatatttttagaatattcaGTCCTCTGATTTTGAAATGTTATCATTTTAAATGGTAAATTGTCATTAGTTTGTCAAAAAGGAGGCCACTAATGCTTGATATATTTAGATGCATTAGAGATgctgatgatttttgttttcttcaggTTTGAAGAAGCAAGCTACAAAGACCTTGAaaatttttgttcatttatattcTTCCTACTCCTCTGAGGTACTATCTGTATTGTTGGAGTTAATACTCAAGGCTCTGGAATCCTCAACTTTGTTGGAGTTTCCTAACCAAATTGGCGAAAACACGCACACTTTGTTGGATGACTGGAAGCTtgtgataataaaattatctaataaGGAACCAGAATTACTTCTAACGCTTCTTAAGGCCATTCTTAATATGATTGAGACTCAAGAAGCCTTGAAATATGAAACAGGTGACTTCCAATGCATCATTTTTTTGCTCTagcttttgtttgttttgttttgagtAATTTAGGATGTCTGATGTTGAATAGCATAGAGCTGCTAATACCATGTCTCCTAGGTTTAGAAAAGTTTGCAGAAATGACTAACTTCGTTATTTCCTTGTTGACATTCTGTGGATTTTTGTTTAGGAACAGGTTTTACAAGGGCAGGATCTGTCAAAATTGAACAACTTTCATCTCTGTTTGCGTGGCTTGCTGGAAAACTCATGTTACTGAAACCTTTTTGCCACAAAGATGCCAAAGCCAAAACAGGAGTCTCTGCAACAGAATTAAATTTGTCAAATCCAATTCTGATGGAACTGCTGCGCAAATGTCTTCTGATATCATCGTATGGCAACAAGCAACTAATGGATTCAACAATGCATCTTGCTCAGCTGGTGGTTAATAGCCCTTCAATGGAGAAACTCACCAAACTAAGTTTGCTCAATTTATCAGATTCTGATGTCGCTGAAGAAAACTTTTCTCTTAAGAGTTCCAGTAACCTACTAGTCCAGCAAGACAAATCTATCCATGAAGCTGCTGATAAGctaaaattagttaaaattagCCTAGCTAAGCGCAGAATTGTGAGAACAGCAGATGGTGATTTGAAAGGTGGAGACAGATGGGCTGTGGCAAAATCATGGAACCCATGTCCGATTGGTATGTTGCCCCGTGATCTTGGATCTTCTGGTTGTCTTCCTGATCTGGACCATCACTATGTCGATAAGGAGTTAGTGAACCTATCAGGAAGGACATGGGAACTGAAACAGTGTGGTGGTGTAGAAGAACCTAGTTCTGATATTCATTCGAATAACTCACAAGTTGAGCGTAGCAAGAGAGAAGCTAGTTATGATATTTGTTTATTAGATAGGTCAAGTGTTAAGAAGATGAGAGAGATGGTAGAGAGTTACGAATCAGGTGGTAAAGATGCTTTGTTGCCTACAGATATCAAAGGCTGTCTGATGATAAATGGGGTCTGGAAAAAAATTGAGGAAGAAGAGCTACTTGCTATTAAGTCTGGTATAAGGATTTTGGTTTAGTCACTGCTATATTTCTGGATCTAATTTATTCATGGcaattcttttagaaaatcaACCTGGCATCAGGAACAACACACCCCACACAAacacattttatatttgattagtACTCTGAAAGATATCTACTGCATATTCCAACACAAACATTATTGTATGCAAGTGTTTGTGCATGTATACAAACATGCGATGGCAACGTGGTTGTGCTTTAGGCCTTTGGAAGCCTTGTTTATGTCCTGAAAAACGAGCTACATAATTCATTACTCAGGGAGACATCCCCATATATAGAAGATTTAAAGCTGCAGGAAACTGAGAAACAACCCTGCACAAAAATGGTTTTTACATTCTTAGATAGCGAATCAGTTGGTGTATTTGCCTCTCTAGGGCAAAAAGTGCAGTATCCACTGCTATATTCTGCTACCTCTAATTTAGTTCCAACACCTGATGATTACTTATGCAGTCCTGAAATGGAGATTCTTCAAGTCCAATGagcaatataatatatatatatatatatagacataGAACCTTAAAAGTTCTTTGCAAAATCTTTGTGATGAACAATTTTGCTGTTGAAAACAATGTATATAGTTATTCAACTCTAGCTGCAACATCCATGATTAATTGTAATTGTCCAAGATGAAGAAACATTTCAAAAGTACAACAAAATAAGTATTGCTACTAACCTACCAGCTAGACAATAATAAAGCAACCTTTTTAGGTTACTTGTCCAAATAAGAgataccttttctttttgaaaggaaataaGAGATGTCTTaatccaaatttatttaaaatataattatttgaaaatatttgtttACATGAACTTGTTcaaaatttgtttaaaaatttaacttcattatttataactatttcAAATCTTGTTAATACAATTTGCATACTATTTAGATTTGAACAtcctattatattttatatttataaatatattttatgagtatTAACTAAATAATGGATACTCCACCtgctaaaatttatttatataaataaaattttggtgACAAAATGAGTACCTGTTTAATAAACttatttaatgtataaatattaatagaattataagaaaaaaattaataaaatctaaatcaatacaataaaattagtaatataaataaaatattaatattaaacagGCAATCACTACTTACGAATTTAAAGACCTTACTTAAGTGCTTCCCGAATATCAAAAAGCAAATATGAATCCGTTTCAACTCCGATTATATACTTTTCAAATCCATCGGAttgaatattcaaaaataCCTGTTGTCATCCCTAGAACCCCTCTTTCTCCAACATGGGCCCATCACTAATCTATACCCATAATCAGAAAATCAGACGGTGGAGGAAAGCCCGGCAGGGGCGACCTGAGAACACATGAAAGAACACCAAAGTACAATAAACCCAAAATAAGAGAAGATGATAAGGGTATATATAGCTAAGAATGTCCACATGTGATTCTCAGGTCGCTCCTGTAGGAATCCTCCACAATTTTTGCACCTTACATTTTCTCCCTCTCTGTTATGACAACTTACTGCATAATGCAAGAGATGATTGGTTtcatgttatatttataagcaAACTATTATATAATCAAGTACTTGTCTTGAAAATGTACTACACGCCATAGCCATAGTACTACTCACTTGCTTTAGCTTATAGAGTTATAATAGTATTCCATGGTTGTACAAATTGTACTATATTTTAAGTAgccatcaaagaagaagaagatgattgcttttctttcttgtagTAGATAGTACATGGCAAATTTTAGATAGTACATCATATTATTTGCATACAAAATTGTAGTACATATGTAGTTTTGTGTATTGTGGAAGGAAGCTTTCCAAGAACATTTCGGATTATTTGATTTGTTGAATATAAGATTAGAGAGTGACAAATATCTAGAAGttggaataaaaaattatataatattaataaaaataatgtaaacaAATCATCAGACCGACGAGCcgaataaattaatttaggatgaaATTCAGGCTCGAGTCCTAtcgtaaaatttaaatttgagttacgttttctttttaattttttttaatataataaataaaaaaataaatgcgCCAATCAGAAAAtgacacatatatatattttaatgcaAATTTAAAAAGCTTGGAATTCAAAATCTTATACTTTTGATTGATCATTTATTTAACGTAccaaatattaaacaaaaagagcctctgaaattttaattttatggattgtAATCTGTGTACTTATATTACATTTGCAattggaaaaagaataaatgagcACCTTACAAGGCAGacaaatgattaaaaattatgcaGAAGGCTAAAAATATGTCAAACACTAATTCCATTTGCATTATATCCTTTAATtctctcaattaattaatcagAAACCTTATGGGAAATCCTTCAAACAGATTTAAGTTTTTTTGGGTTTAAATTAATAGTGAGTATCTGGGCCAGTTTAAAGAGGCTTAATTGTTCACAGAATGCAGGTAAGATGTTTGTAGAAATGCGTCAGAGAAACTGACATCATGTTGTTGAACATCAATGGTAGATGAATGTTTGCTGTTGATAGATTATGAAGAGACTATCtctaatctatttattttgtttcatgATAATTCAAGAATTTAATCTGAGAATTTTCACTTTGTATCATTTGGGGTTTAACCCTTGTTCAAGACAATATACATATAGAGGACCATAACAATATatgatatcttttttttttaaagattttgacAAGAGGGATGCCTctgtttatttttgtgattatTTGCCCCAAAAGCCTGACTAAATAGTGGATTTGTATACAATATATACAGGTAACATGCTCTCACAACCTAGCCCATTGTGTAGGCTTCAGAGACTTTTGAGTAATGGAACCAAAAAGCTGAGCCTATTTGGGCAAATTAATACCCTTTCACAGgaattctctttctcttttcatcATTCCATCAGAGATCAGAAACAACACTGCCCACTAAAGAGCCAGAAGGTAAACCCTCCCTTTCTATCTCTCTTTACATGTTAACCATTTTTCAGCTAtggttctttttttcttttttttttatcttccaATGGTCAATTATTCTTTCTCATTCAACATACTTGGTGGATGTTATATAGTAGCCACCTCCCATGTGGTAGTATATAGCACATTGTATGTATAACAAGATTGTACATAAATAACCACTTAACCAAGTATTACCTTggtatttgaatttaataactagacttttattaaaaaaataaagagaaatgaaaagaTTTCAAATATGGTCAATCAGAGAGCGAtctgtttattattttcactCGTAAAAATTTATGATGTTTTGTATTTGAATCTTTTGGTCTATTATCTACTAATATTGATAGgagtttatcatttttataataagatacCATAAATTTCGACTATTAGGCTACAAAtgggaaaaagagaaaaagatgaaaaccATTAAAGTGTAAAAAAGCATATGAAATAGGTCTTTCCATTAACTTTTGAGTACAACAATCAATGGATTTTCTAATGCTTTGGCAGAGCTTGACCCATATTGTTGTCTTTCTTAGGGTGAAAAGAAGATGATGTTTCTCTCTAAAGCAAATTTTGTCTTTCAGGCCAACCCATCACCTAAGAgtatctttgtttttcttttatattcttttctagTCATCACCACCCTtgcctttctttcttaaataaaattgaaaagcttCATGATAAAATTATGGCATCATTGCTTTCTGATCACTCTTGATTTTCCCAAGCATCACTACCATTCTCACTTTCACAAAGGATAAAACTCTTCAAGATAGGCTTTGAATATaccacaaaatttggaatttgGATTGGTGCCCACTCAGTATAatattgagagagagagagagagagagagagagatcttGTGACTTTTATCATTAGAATTTCCATcatattattctattatttatgatccttcttttctttccatatTATTCAATTATGATCCTCTTCTTTAATGATACTATACAGAGACAACTGCATATGAGAGGTAATGATGCAAAAATCCAAGATGCAAATCCATTTCCTTTAAGGAACATAAATACATTAGATGTTCTATAAAGTTTGCTTAGATCCTTTGCATGTGCATTTTCATGATTTAGCTGAGATTGGGTGGTGgggtttttccttttctctctttctgtttatttttcttcctttcttgcTCCATTCATGCCCTCAGAAAATCCTAAATAGTGATTGTTTATTTCATAGGCTTCCTTGGCACCATCTATGGTTAAAACTGTCAATTTTCAAGGAAGAATTTTGGTATTCATACTTCATGTACATTTTCTAAAcaattgttttctcttacaCTTCTTtccccttttttcttttccataataatgaagttttttttttttttttttttttatggttgCCCTTGTCTTATGATAGGAGCCCAAGTATAAACAGAaatttaaaggaaaaataataaaagtacccattattttttatttctttattaaatttacgatgttaaatttctttttcatttttactgttttaaaatatcaaaaatatggtttttcttaatttttttcaagataacagttttcatttttttggtaaaataataataaaataaataaataaataacaatcaAAGAATAACTGAAAAACAATCACAAccgtatttaaaaaaaaaaatttacacattaaaaataataattttaagatatttctCAAAAGTttccaaatttaaataagtaaaaaagaaatcattccatTGAATTAagatatagaaataataacCTAAGTGAATACATTTGGAAAAGCTAAATGAAAAGTTCCAAGGGATTATGAATAATAGTATTGTAAGAATATGTGTGTTAGagattttaactttattttcaGAGTTTCATTCAATAATTGGAATGTCTTTTTTAGTGAAATAGTTCTTTTACATACTATCATAatcaaaaggttaaaaatttgattcttgaccacctttattttatagaatttcaTCTAACATAATGCTTTAGtttaaatgattatttaatatttttctaataatgtgAATAACATAGATATTCATTAGACaattttccattttatttatgatattgaATTTATGCAAAAGTGAAAAAGTTACTACCAACTCAACCAAATTTAATCCATAAAAGAATTTCCAttctttttgatgtttttATTCAACTaatccctctctctctctctctctctctctatatatatatatatatatatatatatatatatatatatatgtaatataaattttgatactttatttttttttatatatatgtttaatttttgacacataaattttttattttgccatatgtatttacttttaacacatgaaattcaagattatgtgtaattttattattatttttattaatttattgattcatgagttatattcctaattaaatactgactctaattctaagaaataatatattaattatattttaatattatattaactaataaacaGTTTCTTAATCAGGATAATGATATTAGTTCTATCATAAAAATGACATATTAactgtattttaatattatattaattaataaattaactttttaattagataataattctaattctaaaacataatatcttaaattgtatttttactttatattcaacaataaattattatttttaattatataataaaattttaattctaaaaaataataatatgaattctattaatattttaatttatataaaattaaaattaattaaaaaatatttttatatttatattaataaaattttaaaatttttaaaaattaaaaatatttaaaaataattagcttattattatattttataattttataaattaatattaaatattcataatgaAAAACTCCTTACTTGAAAAAGGTTCTCCCCTTATGGATGGAAAGGTACTATTCTGGACTCTTCTTTTACAAGGAATTGGCCAGCTTAGATTTTTAGGCAGAATTGGCAAATTTATTACCGTCCATTTATGGCGAGACAGAAtggataattttattaaattatatgtatcaacttaattttataatcaaataataataatggtcaTGCGATGCAAGAATAAACgactattatatattaatttttgagacttaaaatttttttgatatatatgcttaatcttttacatataaattttttatttaaatacatatatttatttttgacatataaaattcaaatttatatgtaattttatatttaataataaattagtcttttaatatataataaattttaatcccGAAATTAGTAATTTCAATGTAATTGatagattaatttatataatattaaaattaattaataaatatttttatattattaaaattttaaaattttaaaaaatttaaattttgaaaaatagttagttttgctactatttatgaattaatattaaatattaaattttttattaaattatatctatcaacttgataataaaaataataatagcgGTCATACAATATACGAGTATATGACTAgtatatcttaatttttgagatctaatttttttaatttgtgtgCTTAATTTCTggcacataaaatttatattttaacatgtgtatttatgtTTGACATATGAGATTCAAACTTAtctgtaattttataattcttttattaattaatttattaataagttatatttctaactAAATATTGACTTTAAtccaaaaaaataacatattaattatattttaaaactatattaactattaaatagTTTCCTAATCAGGatactaatttttatcttaaaaaataatatattaattatattttaatattatattaactaataaattaataattagataatatttaattccaaaaaataatatttcaaatgattttttaatattatacttaatagtaaattaacattttaattatataataaatttttaatcttaaaaaatagtaatatcaattatattagtagtattaatttgtataatactaaaattaattgataaatacttgtaaaataattttatattattgcactaataaaattttaaaaatttaaaaaaaattaagaagaacATTTAAAACTAGTAAGTTTgctattatcttttaaaatattataaattaatattaaatattaaaaattaaaaattaatttttattaaattgtatctattaACTTggttttataatcaaaataataataatggtcaTGCAatgtatgagtaaacaactagcatatattaatttataagttctaaattatttttgatatgtatgcttaattttgacatataaaatattttattttaacatgtatacttatttttgacatataaaataattttttattaatttattgattaataaatccgattcctaattaaacactgactctaattttaaaagatgaCATATTAGttatatcttaatattatattaactaatatatatatatatatatatatatatatatatatatatatatatatatatatatatatatatatatatatatatatatatatatatatatatatattctgagatttaaaatttatttgacaCGTGTCCCTTTTTTAACACATAGAATTTCTTTTgatgtgtgtatttatttttattttaacatgcGTACTTATTTTTGATACATGAAATTTAAGcttattttgtaatataatttttctattaatttatagattaataagttatatttccaaataaatactgattttaattctaaaaagtagcatattaataatgaattagctttctaattagataatgattgattttttaattatataatttaatattatattaactaataaattaatttcttatttatttaatagttataattatataaaataatattttaaatattatatctattaataaattaatttttaattatataataatttcggattctaaaaaatagtaatatcaattatattaatagtataaatttatataatattataataattattaaataattttaaaataatttttatattagtacacaataaaattttaaaatattaaaaaatataatttactgttatttttaaatatgataaataaaattagattttaaaaattttattaaattttatttaataatcatataataataacggtcATGCACTAAACGATTGAgcattatattaattatcgagatctagaattttttttaacacgtctgtttaattttttaacatgtagaattttttttgacatatgCATTTATTTCTAACATatgaaatttaagtttatgcgtaattttatagtttttttattaatttattaattaataaactacattttcaattaaatactgattctaattctaaatctaaaagatagtatattaattatattttaatattatatatttaataaatattttctaatcaaataatgatattaattttattctaaaaataatatattaattatattttaatgttatattaactaataagtagtttttttaataaaaaattagatatgATTTCGATATCAgaatataatatcttaaattatatttttaatattatatttaataataaattaaaattaaaattatataataaagtttaaattctaaaatatatagtaatatcaattatattgttagtattaatttatgtaatactaaaattgattaataaataattttagcataaattttatattaatattgataaaattttaaaattaaaaaaatatttaacataattagtttgctattattttttaaaatattatatattaatattaaaaattaaaatttttgttaagtcttatctatcaacttgattttataattgaaatgataataatagtaaCGCAATACCCTTATGCCattgattaattcaagttgagtgaataattattaaatattaaattacattccttttgcttttttcaTATGTagattaaagaatttttttctaCTAAATTCGAAGAATGGtacttttgataaaaaaaataaaattaagttttaggatttttgaatttccaaaatgagaattattatttaattttaaattttctcaGTCATCCATTTGTCACAATCATAATACTAAACATTCATAAAGTGTCTTTTTATACTAATACGAGAAGtactaatttaaaaaactttATCTAAACTTcatatctttcttttattgtttttaagtgtcttatttttaactcactatttatcatcttttagattaataataatattattttctgtaatgttttttagattaaaaaaataaatagtctATTTCTAGATTTCATGGATCttcttttattcctttttatgaagtaaattattttatggtttAAATGTTCCTCTacgaatatatttataagattttatagattaattttatgaacgcaattgaaatatataatcataaatttttattatttaagtgagtttttcttttttaatttttttacattatgTCAAACAAGTTTTACTTACTATCATAGATTTGTTCATAATTGACCATCATCCCACATTGATAGAGTGCTATTATTCATCCACAACCCTTC
The Ricinus communis isolate WT05 ecotype wild-type chromosome 1, ASM1957865v1, whole genome shotgun sequence DNA segment above includes these coding regions:
- the LOC8267756 gene encoding uncharacterized protein LOC8267756 isoform X2, giving the protein MLAMLYCMAILRLVNCVVEKTRKKTEISIAEAAGAIGIPRTLIDIRHEGSHRDLPALTLVRDSAAKAIHWLKFYYWEPQTEQIPFQRDGTAKIRKEVKSKLLELASCLKVRESSQSGASPIKGKRLKKQATKTLKIFVHLYSSYSSEVLSVLLELILKALESSTLLEFPNQIGENTHTLLDDWKLVIIKLSNKEPELLLTLLKAILNMIETQEALKYETGTGFTRAGSVKIEQLSSLFAWLAGKLMLLKPFCHKDAKAKTGVSATELNLSNPILMELLRKCLLISSYGNKQLMDSTMHLAQLVVNSPSMEKLTKLSLLNLSDSDVAEENFSLKSSSNLLVQQDKSIHEAADKLKLVKISLAKRRIVRTADGDLKGGDRWAVAKSWNPCPIGMLPRDLGSSGCLPDLDHHYVDKELVNLSGRTWELKQCGGVEEPSSDIHSNNSQVERSKREASYDICLLDRSSVKKMREMVESYESGGKDALLPTDIKGCLMINGVWKKIEEEELLAIKSGIRILV
- the LOC8267756 gene encoding uncharacterized protein LOC8267756 isoform X1, encoding MEPLLDFNEETILVDADDQEKSSSSSSYGYKLVPWLNWEEWERVRDSLFSDSAQNIASAITRISTWRSRGCLPVVIDVTASIIEIQQKDPFYRKHLPSDALHSDQMLAMLYCMAILRLVNCVVEKTRKKTEISIAEAAGAIGIPRTLIDIRHEGSHRDLPALTLVRDSAAKAIHWLKFYYWEPQTEQIPFQRDGTAKIRKEVKSKLLELASCLKVRESSQSGASPIKGKRLKKQATKTLKIFVHLYSSYSSEVLSVLLELILKALESSTLLEFPNQIGENTHTLLDDWKLVIIKLSNKEPELLLTLLKAILNMIETQEALKYETGTGFTRAGSVKIEQLSSLFAWLAGKLMLLKPFCHKDAKAKTGVSATELNLSNPILMELLRKCLLISSYGNKQLMDSTMHLAQLVVNSPSMEKLTKLSLLNLSDSDVAEENFSLKSSSNLLVQQDKSIHEAADKLKLVKISLAKRRIVRTADGDLKGGDRWAVAKSWNPCPIGMLPRDLGSSGCLPDLDHHYVDKELVNLSGRTWELKQCGGVEEPSSDIHSNNSQVERSKREASYDICLLDRSSVKKMREMVESYESGGKDALLPTDIKGCLMINGVWKKIEEEELLAIKSGIRILV